AGCAGCCCACACCGAGCAGAATCGATCCTACAGGACAGGGTAGAGGATCGTCCACCCCTAAGGGACACCGCGAGGCCCCTGGACATAAAGGAGATCTCGAACCTGGCCAGAAGAGCGATCTCCAGGGACCTGGAGAACTGGAACACTCTGGAGAGCTACTTGGACAGCGTTAACTACCAGGACCAGTCGTATCGGCGACGACTGGTCGACACGGGGTACGAGCCGAGGTACGCGATGGAGCAACCGGCTCGCGGAATTGCGTCGAGTTTGCCCGGTGCCTTTAGAGAACCCGGCGATTTAAGGGGGCAGCTGTACGAGGAGGTCATGGAAGAGCCTGCAGACCCAGCCAGTCGGATTCAATCGCCCGGCGCTCAAAGGAACCTGGTCAGGAGGCTCACCGCGCGTGACGTTAGCGGAGGTTCTTTGGGACCATTTGGGTCGACTCGATACCAAAACCAATCGCCCGGTGGGCCGGGTGCTGGAGGAGCGAGCGAGTTCGATGTATCTTTTGCGAAGGGTGCGCTGGACCCAAGCTCGATGGTGGGCCCTTCGGAGGATATATTCGCGCCGAGACCTCAGGTGATCAATTATATTTTCTCGAGGAGAGCAGACGCGCCTGCGGGGGACCAGGGCGTTGGAGCGAAGGAAACGAAAGACTTGCCAAAGAATTACGGGGATAATCTGATCCGGGAGGAAGTGAAGGAGACCGATGAAGGAAAGGACGTGAAGGTGACGTCCATCGAAATTAGCGAGGTGCCCAAGCACAAGACTCGGCACCACCACGGGGAATGGCCGAAACGCGATTATTCTAAGCGTCATGAGTgaatggttttttttttattgattgtGTGTGAGAGCTAGAAGTGTAACTGTTTGAGGGAACTAGGCAGGTAGattgctcgaaaatcaagtattttgtgGGGAATTAATTACGAGGAGATGAAAGCAGgcacagacttttccttttacacaatGCTTATTACTGTCACGGGGagtaaaagaatattttttttgtccacTTATCTAGTTTACAAATGCCGCCACAGGAGGTTGATTTagacagtgttttagaaaaagtgACTTTGGTTTTGAcctgatattgagcttaaaaataaagacgCAACAgtttccttggaatatgtttctcctagaaTCTCTCATTTTAGCCTGAACCTCTGGAAAatgaattaaaccaaaattattaaaacagcgactaggagaaggcgatttgtacgataaatgtcCATTTTCGGGGTGCACAGATGGCTGTTTTTGTTTCTATCTCGAAAACTAGAGCTTTTATACTTAATCCTGAGCTCCACTCTAAAAAGGAgtatattttgaacatgctgtaaaaatttcaagtcgatccgaacgTCGATTTCCTCGCAATCAGGACAAAACCGCAGGAAAAACGCCTACGCATCAGACAATTGTAGCGCCGTTATATACATGTATACCTATAttatcaacaaaaaaaaagaatttttacagtTTCTAGTATCAATAggcattacccaaaagtactagtcacaatttgcattcgtctgcttgtaattaattcacaaaaaaaatacttgatcttaAATCCCCTTAAATGGGGAATGCAGTTGATTAAGCTGTAATAGGGGACGCAGGAATCCTAATGGTTTCTCATCGACGGGCCGTTTTAGATATTTATTCGATACGATATGCTACAACAGTAGTACAATTTTCTATAACATGGTACATATGTCACTACGATGCTCGTCTATTTAAATGTATCGTAAGATTCAACCATACATGTATCAACAATAACCATGTATAGGAAAATATGTCTCTCGCGATCGTGGAAGCAACAACGTGCTCGGTCTCGATAAGCTAGAATATGGGAGTGCGGAAAGATGGAAACGATATGAGGAACCGATAGATGGGGGAAAAATGATAGCGACGCGAAGAACTTGGAAAAGTGTTACCGATTAAATTCCGGGCACAATTTCCTTGAAAAATGCTCGCGATACACAGAAGGCGAATGTTATCAAAGGAATGTTACACACGATGACCCAACTTCTTTTATCGTTAATGAAATATAAACACGACAGTGATAGGGATCGAATCTGCGAGTCGATTCTGAATGCTGCGATTAATGGTATGACTTCTGATATGAAGGCTAGTTCGAGGACAAAACCACAAGTACTTTATAAGTAACCTACGCTATTGGAACACAACTTCGTTTGGTGAATAGTCTCAGTTAGCTACATctagaatattatatttaattctcCAATTCCATTTCGTTTTGGATGTCTAGTTTCTTCTCGAGTTCTGTCTCCACACAAACTCACCGTCCTCACACATTCAGTAAGCTATCACTACTATAATAAAAGGATCACGCCCTTGTACACCCTATCGGTAATCGGACAAGCCAGCAGCTAGCACTCTCGTACACCACGCAAACGCATACTCACTGTAAATTGTATCGTAGAAAAGACACCGCGAATCGTAGACTCTGTTCTTCTTGTAATCGTCCAAGTGGCGGTAAAATTAATCAAGGACCACGAGATTTTTCAAGAAGCAACGTCTCACGTGTTTAGAAAAAACACTCAGAGTTATGCTAATAATTAATAACAGTTTTAGATTCTCACATCCACAACCTGGCATATACATATTCAGACTTTAACACCGCGTATACGTGTTAAATCTTCGAGCGCTTATTCGATAGACTGAGACCTTCTTTGAAGGTAGGTATAATTTACTCTTCGACCCTCTTCGGATCAATttggaaaatgtaaaaataaatctcTTTCTCTCGAGATAGTTAACAAGCGTACTATATGAAAATTTCTTAATGGAGGCTGGCTCCGTTATTTTATGAATACACCGATTAAACTTGCGCGAAACGAATCAGAAGTATCCTGCATCTCTTTAAAGTAACAGAAGCTTTGCATCGAACTGCTGTGAGCTCGCAGCTCGTTATGTAAAAGGATTTGTACTATACGTTTCCTGTTCTCGCAAAACAAGTAAGTATATACAGAGCTACAagtaaattggaaaaataacttAGTGAATAAACAACTACATTACACTGCATACACCTATTCTCTTTATGTAAAGACTAAAGACGTTCGTGTGTGTTAAGAACTAGGCGCTGTTAGGCGAACTCCTGTAACATTACTACGCgcgtcaaaaattcaaaaatttaaaacgtCCTGTATACATCTACTCCGTGGATATTAAAGTCTACTTACTTTCGTATAAAATTATCTGCCTAACTTGACTCTTGACTCTAGCAATTCGACGTACGGACATGAGCCTGCCGTGCACTTCGCCATGTGACAATCAGCTATTACTATAAATCGCGTGatgatatataaaaataactgtAATTCCAAGTCAAATAAATGTACACCCTTAGCGAGCAGCCGTTTAGCTTTCTGCAACATATTAAACACACAAACATCAGTGATTTCGAATACCATGCATGATACATAAATGTATCCTTAGATTGCTTAATTAATCCCTTAAGGGCtcattctggtaatcatgcCGCAAagttcggcaacattcaggctttttaacagacttcaaaaagaaagaggttctcagttcgaggtgtttgtatgtatgttacacgtattatgtttgtccgcgaatttctccgtaactactgggccgattttggtgaaagttattgcatttagtttggcttcaaTCAACTCAGGTCATGgaaaaagaattatcaaaatcggtcaagCAGTTTTAaaattacacagtgcaaatgttgagtcgccgacataaaaatattgagagccgtaaattaaataaggaacaaaattatttttttactttttagcgcttttttatttttttaaagtcggttttaattttttaaaaaaaaaaaatttctcagtgaattcaatgaataacaatgtcaaccttttttttatttattaagctacttgtaatgcatacggaataattgtttaaatacacttttagttgtgttttttcattgttatctggagttcaaaatcgcgccttcgaaaagaaatacctccctggcgggagtgatttaagctcacagactcatctgaaacaaaaaaaccaagctgattcttaatcattatgagtaccgctatctcaggtgccagaattagccgcgtaagtcaaaatttaacaaaatttctcaCATTCGAACTTCAAGTTcagaaattttccatttttacttgaagtttgaatgcgcgcaattttgttaaattttgacttacatgGCTAATTCTGACACCtgtgatagcggtactcataatgattaagaatcatcttggtttttttgtttcagatgagtctgtgagcgattttgaactccagataacatta
This region of Andrena cerasifolii isolate SP2316 chromosome 4, iyAndCera1_principal, whole genome shotgun sequence genomic DNA includes:
- the LOC143368463 gene encoding uncharacterized protein LOC143368463 isoform X2 codes for the protein MALKEYLLSTIAITISIGVSSVFAWNPDSHRGPVFYEAYYPDSNEEASNNYDGKRFFDRAAVLEKTYQVPSRRMVFPYNTLRLDSSPHRAESILQDRVEDRPPLRDTARPLDIKEISNLARRAISRDLENWNTLESYLDSVNYQDQSYRRRLVDTGYEPRYAMEQPARGIASSLPGAFREPGDLRGQLYEEVMEEPADPASRIQSPGAQRNLVRRLTARDVSGGSLGPFGSTRYQNQSPGGPGAGGASEFDVSFAKGALDPSSMVGPSEDIFAPRPQVINYIFSRRADAPAGDQGVGAKETKDLPKNYGDNLIREEVKETDEGKDVKVTSIEISEVPKHKTRHHHGEWPKRDYSKRHE
- the LOC143368463 gene encoding uncharacterized protein LOC143368463 isoform X1 translates to MALKEYLLSTIAITISIGVSSVFAWNPDSHRYESYDLDRGPVFYEAYYPDSNEEASNNYDGKRFFDRAAVLEKTYQVPSRRMVFPYNTLRLDSSPHRAESILQDRVEDRPPLRDTARPLDIKEISNLARRAISRDLENWNTLESYLDSVNYQDQSYRRRLVDTGYEPRYAMEQPARGIASSLPGAFREPGDLRGQLYEEVMEEPADPASRIQSPGAQRNLVRRLTARDVSGGSLGPFGSTRYQNQSPGGPGAGGASEFDVSFAKGALDPSSMVGPSEDIFAPRPQVINYIFSRRADAPAGDQGVGAKETKDLPKNYGDNLIREEVKETDEGKDVKVTSIEISEVPKHKTRHHHGEWPKRDYSKRHE